The following proteins come from a genomic window of Salvia hispanica cultivar TCC Black 2014 chromosome 4, UniMelb_Shisp_WGS_1.0, whole genome shotgun sequence:
- the LOC125219653 gene encoding pentatricopeptide repeat-containing protein At3g50420 isoform X3, with product MPPSPPYKASFTASHLLRKCAATTSLREARRLHAVLLTTTLPPTETPLFIHNNILSMYARCGSLLDSHLLLDKMPQRNIVSYNALIAAYSRRPHHAHLAFYLFDQLAHESHVPNGSTVTSLLQASAALGDLVAGSSLHAHCAKTGLSDNVRVQTSLLGMYFNCGDADCAKRVFTGMKDKDAIAWNSVISGYVKNGKILESLHLLRTMLEDEIKPNSFTYSLALNACAKLQDYDSGRLVHAHILLSGTCVDLPLHNSLLDMYSSCGSTCSAFDVFLRIGSPDLVSWNTMIGGFAENGDGEKAMEMFIRLRQACHVKPDEYTFAAIIASTCGFPARDYGRLLHAQAEKAGLMSSAYVGSTLLSMYFSNGDPVSPRKIFSSFEHKDAVLWTDMIAGHVRIGESEGALSLFLEMSKEGLGLDSFVLSSVLAACADLVTLRQGEMVHSLVLKTGNDAEVWVHSSLVDMMRSPWEGEGGLSSLFQDVEAWAQPGSDDYLESWRTVLSSCIKNSDLRGGIRAAEQILETNAEDSAASVLLAKLYAATGRWGDVAETRQHMKNSMLEKEPGLSWIEVRNSVRVFSSGEQSQLQRGEVEAELGNLLGNMLPTVAEDIIQG from the exons ATGCCACCTTCACCACCGTACAAAGCTTCTTTCACAGCATCTCACCTCCTCCGGAAATGCGCCGCCACGACCTCCCTTCGCGAAGCCCGCCGCCTCCACGCCGTCCTTCTCACCACCACACTCCCACCAACAGAAACCCCTCTATTCATACACAACAACATCCTCTCAATGTACGCTCGCTGCGGCTCTCTGCTGGACTCCCACCTCCTGCTCGACAAAATGCCTCAGAGAAACATCGTGTCTTACAACGCCCTGATCGCCGCCTATTCTCGTCGCCCTCATCACGCCCATCTCGCGTTTTATCTGTTTGATCAATTGGCGCACGAGAGCCACGTGCCGAATGGGTCCACCGTCACGAGTCTTTTGCAGGCTTCGGCTGCACTTGGCGACCTGGTTGCTGGCTCTTCATTGCACGCTCATTGCGCGAAAACTGGATTATCGGACAATGTACGTGTTCAAACATCTTTGCTTGGGATGTATTTTAACTGTGGGGATGCTGACTGTGCTAAGAGAGTCTTCACTGGGATGAAGGATAAAGATGCAATCGCTTGGAACTCGGTTATATCGGGCTATGTGAAGAATGGGAAGATATTGGAAAGCCTTCACCTTTTGCGGACTATGTTAGAGGATGAGATTAAACCAAATTCATTCACATACTCATTGGCATTGAATGCTTGTGCCAAGTTGCAAGATTATGATAGTGGGAGACTTGTTCATGCTCATATTCTTTTATCTGGCACGTGCGTTGATCTACCTCTGCATAACTCACTTCTTGATATGTATTCTAGCTGTGGCAGCACATGTTCCGCCTTTGATGTCTTTCTGAGAATCGGGAGTCCTGATTTGGTGTCTTGGAACACGATGATTGGTGGATTTGCGGAAAATGGAGACGGTGAGAAGGCTATGGAGATGTTTATTCGTCTTAGGCAAGCATGTCATGTGAAACCCGATGAGTATACATTTGCCGCTATTATTGCTAGTACTTGTGGTTTCCCTGCTCGTGATTATGGAAGGCTGCTTCATGCTCAAGCTGAGAAGGCAGGGCTAATGAGTAGTGCATACGTTGGAAGCACACTGTTGTCCATGTATTTCAGCAATGGTGATCCAGTGTCTCCTCGAAAGATTTTCAGCTCTTTTGAACATAAAGATGCTGTTCTGTGGACTGACATGATCGCTGGGCACGTTAGGATAGGTGAGAGCGAGGGGGCGCTGAGTCTATTCCTTGAAATGTCAAAGGAAGGTTTAGGTTTAGACAGTTTCGTTCTAAGTAGTGTCTTGGCCGCTTGTGCTGACCTTGTGACTTTAAGGCAAGGGGAAATGGTGCATTCTCTGGTGTTGAAGACGGGAAATGATGCTGAAGTTTGGGTGCACAGCAGTCTGGTTGATAT GATGCGGTCACCATGGGAAGGCGAAGGAGGCCTTTCAAGTCTATTTCAAGATGTTGAAGCATGGGCTCAACCCGGATCAG ATGATTATTTGGAGTCGTGGAGAACTGTTTTGAGCTCGTGCATCAAGAACAGCGATCTGAGGGGAGGAATCCGTGCTGCGGAACAGATTTTGGAAACGAACGCAGAAGACAGTGCAGCGAGTGTACTGCTTGCTAAGCTGTATGCTGCAACAGGGAGGTGGGGTGATGTTGCGGAGACGAGGCAACATATGAAGAATTCTATGCTGGAAAAAGAACCTGGTTTGAGCTGGATTGAAGTTAGGAACAGTGTTCGTGTGTTCTCTTCAGGCGAGCAATCCCAGTTGCAACGCGGTGAAGTTGAGGCCGAGCTTGGTAATCTTCTGGGGAACATGCTGCCAACCGTAGCCGAGGACATAATACAAGGATga
- the LOC125219653 gene encoding pentatricopeptide repeat-containing protein At3g50420 isoform X1 encodes MPPSPPYKASFTASHLLRKCAATTSLREARRLHAVLLTTTLPPTETPLFIHNNILSMYARCGSLLDSHLLLDKMPQRNIVSYNALIAAYSRRPHHAHLAFYLFDQLAHESHVPNGSTVTSLLQASAALGDLVAGSSLHAHCAKTGLSDNVRVQTSLLGMYFNCGDADCAKRVFTGMKDKDAIAWNSVISGYVKNGKILESLHLLRTMLEDEIKPNSFTYSLALNACAKLQDYDSGRLVHAHILLSGTCVDLPLHNSLLDMYSSCGSTCSAFDVFLRIGSPDLVSWNTMIGGFAENGDGEKAMEMFIRLRQACHVKPDEYTFAAIIASTCGFPARDYGRLLHAQAEKAGLMSSAYVGSTLLSMYFSNGDPVSPRKIFSSFEHKDAVLWTDMIAGHVRIGESEGALSLFLEMSKEGLGLDSFVLSSVLAACADLVTLRQGEMVHSLVLKTGNDAEVWVHSSLVDMYAKNGELGSAAYAFSCLRKCDLMCWNSMLTGCGHHGKAKEAFQVYFKMLKHGLNPDQVTFLSLLAACNHCGLVDKSRFFWRNMKEHHVRAGPKHYSCIISLLSRAGLWEEAEEMIVESPFADDYLESWRTVLSSCIKNSDLRGGIRAAEQILETNAEDSAASVLLAKLYAATGRWGDVAETRQHMKNSMLEKEPGLSWIEVRNSVRVFSSGEQSQLQRGEVEAELGNLLGNMLPTVAEDIIQG; translated from the coding sequence ATGCCACCTTCACCACCGTACAAAGCTTCTTTCACAGCATCTCACCTCCTCCGGAAATGCGCCGCCACGACCTCCCTTCGCGAAGCCCGCCGCCTCCACGCCGTCCTTCTCACCACCACACTCCCACCAACAGAAACCCCTCTATTCATACACAACAACATCCTCTCAATGTACGCTCGCTGCGGCTCTCTGCTGGACTCCCACCTCCTGCTCGACAAAATGCCTCAGAGAAACATCGTGTCTTACAACGCCCTGATCGCCGCCTATTCTCGTCGCCCTCATCACGCCCATCTCGCGTTTTATCTGTTTGATCAATTGGCGCACGAGAGCCACGTGCCGAATGGGTCCACCGTCACGAGTCTTTTGCAGGCTTCGGCTGCACTTGGCGACCTGGTTGCTGGCTCTTCATTGCACGCTCATTGCGCGAAAACTGGATTATCGGACAATGTACGTGTTCAAACATCTTTGCTTGGGATGTATTTTAACTGTGGGGATGCTGACTGTGCTAAGAGAGTCTTCACTGGGATGAAGGATAAAGATGCAATCGCTTGGAACTCGGTTATATCGGGCTATGTGAAGAATGGGAAGATATTGGAAAGCCTTCACCTTTTGCGGACTATGTTAGAGGATGAGATTAAACCAAATTCATTCACATACTCATTGGCATTGAATGCTTGTGCCAAGTTGCAAGATTATGATAGTGGGAGACTTGTTCATGCTCATATTCTTTTATCTGGCACGTGCGTTGATCTACCTCTGCATAACTCACTTCTTGATATGTATTCTAGCTGTGGCAGCACATGTTCCGCCTTTGATGTCTTTCTGAGAATCGGGAGTCCTGATTTGGTGTCTTGGAACACGATGATTGGTGGATTTGCGGAAAATGGAGACGGTGAGAAGGCTATGGAGATGTTTATTCGTCTTAGGCAAGCATGTCATGTGAAACCCGATGAGTATACATTTGCCGCTATTATTGCTAGTACTTGTGGTTTCCCTGCTCGTGATTATGGAAGGCTGCTTCATGCTCAAGCTGAGAAGGCAGGGCTAATGAGTAGTGCATACGTTGGAAGCACACTGTTGTCCATGTATTTCAGCAATGGTGATCCAGTGTCTCCTCGAAAGATTTTCAGCTCTTTTGAACATAAAGATGCTGTTCTGTGGACTGACATGATCGCTGGGCACGTTAGGATAGGTGAGAGCGAGGGGGCGCTGAGTCTATTCCTTGAAATGTCAAAGGAAGGTTTAGGTTTAGACAGTTTCGTTCTAAGTAGTGTCTTGGCCGCTTGTGCTGACCTTGTGACTTTAAGGCAAGGGGAAATGGTGCATTCTCTGGTGTTGAAGACGGGAAATGATGCTGAAGTTTGGGTGCACAGCAGTCTGGTTGATATGTATGCCAAAAACGGGGAGCTCGGCTCTGCTGCATATGCGTTTTCTTGTCTGCGTAAGTGTGATTTGATGTGCTGGAACTCTATGCTTACAGGATGCGGTCACCATGGGAAGGCGAAGGAGGCCTTTCAAGTCTATTTCAAGATGTTGAAGCATGGGCTCAACCCGGATCAGGTCACATTCCTTTCTCTTCTCGCTGCTTGTAACCATTGTGGTTTGGTAGACAAATCTAGATTCTTCTGGAGGAATATGAAGGAGCATCATGTCAGAGCGGGGCCTAAGCACTATTCGTGCATCATCAGTTTGTTGAGTCGAGCCGGGCTGTGGGAGGAGGCGGAGGAGATGATTGTTGAATCTCCTTTTGCAGATGATTATTTGGAGTCGTGGAGAACTGTTTTGAGCTCGTGCATCAAGAACAGCGATCTGAGGGGAGGAATCCGTGCTGCGGAACAGATTTTGGAAACGAACGCAGAAGACAGTGCAGCGAGTGTACTGCTTGCTAAGCTGTATGCTGCAACAGGGAGGTGGGGTGATGTTGCGGAGACGAGGCAACATATGAAGAATTCTATGCTGGAAAAAGAACCTGGTTTGAGCTGGATTGAAGTTAGGAACAGTGTTCGTGTGTTCTCTTCAGGCGAGCAATCCCAGTTGCAACGCGGTGAAGTTGAGGCCGAGCTTGGTAATCTTCTGGGGAACATGCTGCCAACCGTAGCCGAGGACATAATACAAGGATga
- the LOC125219653 gene encoding pentatricopeptide repeat-containing protein At3g50420 isoform X2 has product MPPSPPYKASFTASHLLRKCAATTSLREARRLHAVLLTTTLPPTETPLFIHNNILSMYARCGSLLDSHLLLDKMPQRNIVSYNALIAAYSRRPHHAHLAFYLFDQLAHESHVPNGSTVTSLLQASAALGDLVAGSSLHAHCAKTGLSDNDKDAIAWNSVISGYVKNGKILESLHLLRTMLEDEIKPNSFTYSLALNACAKLQDYDSGRLVHAHILLSGTCVDLPLHNSLLDMYSSCGSTCSAFDVFLRIGSPDLVSWNTMIGGFAENGDGEKAMEMFIRLRQACHVKPDEYTFAAIIASTCGFPARDYGRLLHAQAEKAGLMSSAYVGSTLLSMYFSNGDPVSPRKIFSSFEHKDAVLWTDMIAGHVRIGESEGALSLFLEMSKEGLGLDSFVLSSVLAACADLVTLRQGEMVHSLVLKTGNDAEVWVHSSLVDMYAKNGELGSAAYAFSCLRKCDLMCWNSMLTGCGHHGKAKEAFQVYFKMLKHGLNPDQVTFLSLLAACNHCGLVDKSRFFWRNMKEHHVRAGPKHYSCIISLLSRAGLWEEAEEMIVESPFADDYLESWRTVLSSCIKNSDLRGGIRAAEQILETNAEDSAASVLLAKLYAATGRWGDVAETRQHMKNSMLEKEPGLSWIEVRNSVRVFSSGEQSQLQRGEVEAELGNLLGNMLPTVAEDIIQG; this is encoded by the exons ATGCCACCTTCACCACCGTACAAAGCTTCTTTCACAGCATCTCACCTCCTCCGGAAATGCGCCGCCACGACCTCCCTTCGCGAAGCCCGCCGCCTCCACGCCGTCCTTCTCACCACCACACTCCCACCAACAGAAACCCCTCTATTCATACACAACAACATCCTCTCAATGTACGCTCGCTGCGGCTCTCTGCTGGACTCCCACCTCCTGCTCGACAAAATGCCTCAGAGAAACATCGTGTCTTACAACGCCCTGATCGCCGCCTATTCTCGTCGCCCTCATCACGCCCATCTCGCGTTTTATCTGTTTGATCAATTGGCGCACGAGAGCCACGTGCCGAATGGGTCCACCGTCACGAGTCTTTTGCAGGCTTCGGCTGCACTTGGCGACCTGGTTGCTGGCTCTTCATTGCACGCTCATTGCGCGAAAACTGGATTATCGGACAAT GATAAAGATGCAATCGCTTGGAACTCGGTTATATCGGGCTATGTGAAGAATGGGAAGATATTGGAAAGCCTTCACCTTTTGCGGACTATGTTAGAGGATGAGATTAAACCAAATTCATTCACATACTCATTGGCATTGAATGCTTGTGCCAAGTTGCAAGATTATGATAGTGGGAGACTTGTTCATGCTCATATTCTTTTATCTGGCACGTGCGTTGATCTACCTCTGCATAACTCACTTCTTGATATGTATTCTAGCTGTGGCAGCACATGTTCCGCCTTTGATGTCTTTCTGAGAATCGGGAGTCCTGATTTGGTGTCTTGGAACACGATGATTGGTGGATTTGCGGAAAATGGAGACGGTGAGAAGGCTATGGAGATGTTTATTCGTCTTAGGCAAGCATGTCATGTGAAACCCGATGAGTATACATTTGCCGCTATTATTGCTAGTACTTGTGGTTTCCCTGCTCGTGATTATGGAAGGCTGCTTCATGCTCAAGCTGAGAAGGCAGGGCTAATGAGTAGTGCATACGTTGGAAGCACACTGTTGTCCATGTATTTCAGCAATGGTGATCCAGTGTCTCCTCGAAAGATTTTCAGCTCTTTTGAACATAAAGATGCTGTTCTGTGGACTGACATGATCGCTGGGCACGTTAGGATAGGTGAGAGCGAGGGGGCGCTGAGTCTATTCCTTGAAATGTCAAAGGAAGGTTTAGGTTTAGACAGTTTCGTTCTAAGTAGTGTCTTGGCCGCTTGTGCTGACCTTGTGACTTTAAGGCAAGGGGAAATGGTGCATTCTCTGGTGTTGAAGACGGGAAATGATGCTGAAGTTTGGGTGCACAGCAGTCTGGTTGATATGTATGCCAAAAACGGGGAGCTCGGCTCTGCTGCATATGCGTTTTCTTGTCTGCGTAAGTGTGATTTGATGTGCTGGAACTCTATGCTTACAGGATGCGGTCACCATGGGAAGGCGAAGGAGGCCTTTCAAGTCTATTTCAAGATGTTGAAGCATGGGCTCAACCCGGATCAGGTCACATTCCTTTCTCTTCTCGCTGCTTGTAACCATTGTGGTTTGGTAGACAAATCTAGATTCTTCTGGAGGAATATGAAGGAGCATCATGTCAGAGCGGGGCCTAAGCACTATTCGTGCATCATCAGTTTGTTGAGTCGAGCCGGGCTGTGGGAGGAGGCGGAGGAGATGATTGTTGAATCTCCTTTTGCAGATGATTATTTGGAGTCGTGGAGAACTGTTTTGAGCTCGTGCATCAAGAACAGCGATCTGAGGGGAGGAATCCGTGCTGCGGAACAGATTTTGGAAACGAACGCAGAAGACAGTGCAGCGAGTGTACTGCTTGCTAAGCTGTATGCTGCAACAGGGAGGTGGGGTGATGTTGCGGAGACGAGGCAACATATGAAGAATTCTATGCTGGAAAAAGAACCTGGTTTGAGCTGGATTGAAGTTAGGAACAGTGTTCGTGTGTTCTCTTCAGGCGAGCAATCCCAGTTGCAACGCGGTGAAGTTGAGGCCGAGCTTGGTAATCTTCTGGGGAACATGCTGCCAACCGTAGCCGAGGACATAATACAAGGATga